The proteins below are encoded in one region of Metabacillus dongyingensis:
- the dat gene encoding D-amino-acid transaminase, with protein sequence MYILLNGEFKQKNEVSIDFEDRGYQFGDGVYEVIRVYNGSYFAMKEHMERFVRSAKEIKIVLQNTAEELTAMLNELLRKNQVQDGAVYMQITRGVTGRKHLFPGQDVKPQIVAYPIPCSKPAAEQEKGIKLHLMEDVRWLRCDIKSLNLLGNVLAKQEAFENGAYEALLHRGKHITEGSSSNFYGVRNGVIYTHPANNLILNGITRMKVVELCEKNGLTLIEEMIKADDLVNLDEAFITSTTSEVIPVIEIDSMKVNGGVPGPVTRELQRLFEEMID encoded by the coding sequence ATGTACATACTTTTAAACGGTGAATTTAAACAGAAAAACGAAGTATCCATTGACTTTGAGGATAGAGGATATCAATTCGGGGATGGTGTGTACGAGGTTATTAGAGTATATAATGGCTCATATTTTGCGATGAAAGAGCATATGGAGCGATTTGTCAGAAGTGCAAAAGAGATTAAGATTGTACTGCAGAATACAGCAGAGGAATTAACGGCGATGCTTAATGAGCTGCTTCGGAAAAATCAAGTGCAGGACGGCGCGGTCTATATGCAAATCACACGGGGCGTAACAGGGAGGAAGCACCTTTTCCCCGGGCAAGACGTTAAGCCTCAAATTGTGGCCTATCCAATTCCCTGTTCAAAACCTGCAGCAGAACAGGAAAAAGGAATTAAACTGCATTTGATGGAGGATGTCCGCTGGCTCCGATGTGACATTAAAAGTTTGAATTTGCTGGGGAATGTCCTTGCAAAGCAGGAAGCTTTTGAAAATGGTGCATATGAGGCTCTGCTGCACAGGGGCAAGCATATAACGGAAGGCTCTTCATCCAATTTTTACGGAGTAAGGAACGGTGTGATTTATACTCATCCTGCCAATAACTTGATTTTAAATGGCATCACACGGATGAAGGTCGTTGAACTGTGTGAAAAAAACGGTTTAACGCTAATCGAAGAAATGATCAAAGCAGATGATCTTGTAAACCTTGATGAAGCTTTTATTACTTCAACAACCAGTGAAGTCATTCCAGTTATTGAGATTGACTCAATGAAAGTCAATGGGGGAGTACCGGGTCCGGTTACGAGAGAACTTCAGCGATTGTTTGAGGAAATGATAGATTAA
- the nhaC gene encoding Na+/H+ antiporter NhaC encodes MNHPKTVSFASSVMIFISMIAIILISLFYLKTEPHLPLMLCLVLLSGIALIYKFSWKEIEEGLVKGVQSGVQPIIILALIGILIGAWMFSGTIPTVMVYALNLIEPGSLLILSLICCTIISLLVGSSFTTVSTVGVALMGVAVAAGIPAPWAAGAVICGACFGDKMSPMSDTTNFSAGVSSVNIFTHIRHISKTTGPAFLITAIIFWYLGTTLTINAATLANIEEIISVMQQHVQISAWTLISPLIVIVLAMTRVPVIPALAVGVATACATGILFQDHATFAQFLNVLQNGTTFSIEQEMVQNMLNRGGLQSMMWSISLIMIAFALGGLMDKLQLIQTLLNGLIRRVKTKGQLILATVSSSIGVNLVTGEQYLSIFIPGQSYKGVYEKLNINKKYLSRSLDDGGTLFNPLVPWGVSGAFFAQTLGVDAIVYIPFALFLCLSPLFSILYGFLPERKNNGKPNLESIAS; translated from the coding sequence ATGAATCATCCAAAAACTGTTTCATTTGCATCATCAGTTATGATTTTCATATCCATGATTGCCATTATACTGATTAGTTTATTTTATTTAAAAACAGAGCCGCACTTGCCGCTTATGCTTTGTCTCGTCCTTTTAAGCGGAATTGCTCTCATCTATAAGTTTTCCTGGAAAGAAATTGAAGAAGGTCTTGTTAAGGGAGTTCAGTCAGGTGTACAGCCTATTATCATTTTGGCTTTAATTGGAATTTTGATTGGTGCCTGGATGTTCAGCGGAACGATTCCAACTGTTATGGTTTATGCATTAAATCTGATTGAACCAGGATCGCTGCTCATTCTCTCGCTTATTTGCTGTACGATTATTTCATTATTGGTTGGAAGCAGCTTTACAACAGTCAGTACAGTTGGAGTTGCTCTAATGGGAGTTGCTGTTGCCGCTGGGATTCCTGCCCCATGGGCTGCGGGAGCGGTTATTTGCGGAGCATGCTTCGGAGATAAGATGTCGCCAATGTCTGATACGACAAACTTTTCAGCAGGTGTTTCATCAGTCAATATTTTTACGCACATTCGTCATATTTCTAAAACAACAGGCCCTGCCTTTTTAATCACAGCCATTATTTTTTGGTATTTAGGGACAACTTTAACCATAAATGCTGCAACCTTGGCTAATATTGAGGAAATCATTTCTGTGATGCAGCAGCATGTGCAGATAAGTGCTTGGACGTTAATCTCTCCCCTTATAGTGATTGTTCTCGCTATGACAAGAGTTCCCGTCATTCCTGCTCTTGCAGTTGGAGTTGCCACGGCATGTGCAACTGGAATCTTATTTCAGGATCATGCCACTTTTGCCCAATTCTTAAATGTTCTTCAAAACGGCACAACTTTCAGCATTGAACAAGAAATGGTTCAAAATATGCTGAATCGCGGCGGTCTGCAGTCCATGATGTGGTCCATCTCACTTATCATGATCGCCTTTGCTTTAGGTGGATTAATGGACAAGCTGCAGTTGATTCAAACACTTTTGAACGGTTTGATACGTCGGGTAAAAACAAAGGGCCAGCTTATCCTTGCAACGGTTTCTTCTTCAATAGGAGTCAATTTAGTTACAGGTGAGCAATACTTATCCATTTTTATTCCCGGTCAATCCTACAAGGGAGTTTATGAAAAACTGAATATCAATAAAAAATATCTATCAAGATCCCTTGATGATGGCGGTACACTCTTCAATCCATTAGTTCCATGGGGGGTCAGCGGAGCCTTTTTCGCACAGACTCTTGGTGTTGACGCCATCGTATACATCCCATTTGCATTATTTTTATGTCTTTCTCCTTTGTTCAGCATTTTGTACGGGTTTCTTCCTGAACGTAAAAATAACGGGAAACCAAACTTAGAATCAATTGCATCATAA
- a CDS encoding GNAT family N-acetyltransferase has product MEVKFAEVSHAPIIHDLMIKAFMEYKDEVPPSSALEETIQSVVIALKDGEQGLISYVDNQPVGMVRFQLKEDGLYFYRLSVIPEKQGLGIAKKILGSLEDAAIKKGVTTIFCKVRMTVPKNIKLYRSTGYGIYDEEVVHKPNGINIKVVSMKKRLDLGKHHNN; this is encoded by the coding sequence TTGGAGGTAAAATTTGCTGAGGTATCGCATGCACCGATAATACACGACTTAATGATCAAGGCATTTATGGAATATAAAGACGAAGTACCACCCTCAAGTGCTTTGGAGGAAACTATACAATCTGTAGTAATTGCTTTAAAAGACGGTGAGCAGGGTTTAATTAGCTATGTTGATAATCAGCCTGTTGGAATGGTTCGTTTTCAATTAAAAGAAGACGGTTTATATTTTTATAGACTATCAGTAATTCCAGAAAAACAGGGTCTTGGTATTGCGAAAAAAATATTAGGGTCTTTAGAAGATGCCGCAATAAAAAAAGGAGTAACTACGATATTTTGCAAAGTTCGTATGACTGTGCCTAAAAATATAAAGTTATATCGTTCAACTGGGTATGGAATCTATGATGAGGAAGTTGTACATAAGCCAAACGGCATAAATATTAAAGTTGTTTCTATGAAGAAGAGACTCGATTTGGGCAAGCATCACAATAATTGA
- a CDS encoding transglutaminase-like domain-containing protein, with translation MYLICESENLEDYLLELNEINYSNPLIKSKVDELFNPSQSEIEKAEVAFEFVRDEISHSWDIQGKRVTCKASDVLTYKEGICYAKSHLLASLLRSQGIPTGFCYQRLMLFDTPEKGYCIHALNAVFFKALNKWQRLDARGNKKGIEAQFSIDKEKLAFTPQEKFDEKDYPIIYREPHPKTIAVLKEQTDVLEMYKYHLPESL, from the coding sequence GTGTATCTAATATGTGAAAGTGAGAATTTAGAAGATTATTTGCTTGAATTAAACGAGATTAATTATTCTAACCCTTTGATAAAGTCGAAAGTAGATGAACTATTTAATCCATCTCAATCTGAAATTGAAAAGGCAGAGGTTGCTTTTGAATTTGTTCGAGATGAAATATCTCATTCGTGGGATATCCAAGGGAAACGAGTTACGTGTAAGGCATCAGATGTATTAACCTATAAAGAAGGGATATGCTATGCAAAATCCCATTTACTAGCATCTTTATTACGTTCACAAGGAATACCAACTGGTTTCTGTTATCAACGTTTGATGTTGTTTGATACACCAGAAAAAGGGTACTGTATTCATGCTTTGAATGCTGTCTTTTTCAAAGCACTTAATAAATGGCAAAGGCTAGACGCTCGTGGAAATAAAAAGGGAATTGAAGCCCAATTTTCAATTGATAAAGAAAAATTAGCTTTTACGCCCCAAGAGAAGTTTGATGAAAAGGATTATCCTATTATTTATAGGGAACCACATCCAAAAACAATAGCTGTGTTAAAAGAACAAACAGATGTATTAGAAATGTATAAATATCATTTACCAGAGAGCTTATAG
- a CDS encoding YsnF/AvaK domain-containing protein — MGFFDLFNEEGTQKETRKKVREADRTADTEFAAEDVHLDLRAEELDIDKHRVETGDVTLHKDIVEEEQSVNVPVLHDQVVIEQRAVDHEPTDEPITEEETVHIPVTAEKIDVEKHTVVTGEVSAHKRSVQETEQVRDVLRKEVADVESHGNTDIIKED, encoded by the coding sequence ATGGGCTTTTTTGATTTATTTAACGAAGAAGGAACTCAAAAGGAAACTCGAAAAAAGGTACGTGAAGCAGATCGCACTGCCGATACAGAATTTGCAGCAGAAGACGTACATCTTGATCTTCGTGCTGAAGAATTGGACATCGACAAACACCGTGTGGAGACTGGTGATGTGACGCTTCATAAGGACATTGTTGAGGAAGAACAATCAGTGAATGTCCCTGTTTTACATGATCAAGTCGTTATTGAACAAAGAGCCGTTGATCACGAACCAACAGATGAACCAATTACAGAGGAAGAAACGGTTCACATTCCAGTAACTGCTGAAAAAATTGATGTAGAAAAGCATACGGTCGTCACTGGTGAAGTCTCTGCTCATAAACGTTCGGTTCAGGAAACAGAACAAGTACGCGACGTACTTCGGAAAGAAGTTGCAGATGTTGAATCGCATGGTAATACAGATATTATAAAAGAGGACTAA
- a CDS encoding YsnF/AvaK domain-containing protein yields MTRRAAGYKKKRVQTGEVKVHKEVVEEQKTFTVPIKREELVIEAGNGEELRIPLKEEEVEINKHPVQVNKVLVTKRQIEEIKQIKEKLKKETAQVYVTGDNVDVIKKPPSVTKD; encoded by the coding sequence ATTACGAGAAGAGCAGCTGGATATAAAAAAAAACGAGTACAAACGGGGGAGGTTAAAGTTCATAAAGAAGTCGTCGAAGAACAGAAAACGTTCACTGTTCCTATTAAGCGTGAAGAATTGGTAATAGAGGCAGGAAATGGGGAGGAACTTCGAATTCCTCTGAAAGAAGAAGAAGTTGAAATAAACAAACACCCTGTGCAAGTAAATAAAGTATTGGTTACAAAACGACAAATTGAAGAAATAAAACAAATAAAGGAAAAGCTGAAAAAAGAAACAGCACAAGTTTACGTTACAGGTGATAATGTGGATGTCATAAAAAAGCCGCCTTCTGTAACAAAGGACTAA